GCCGCACCCAGCTGGACGGCGTGGTGACGGTGGTCGACGCGCTGAACCTTGAAAAGCGCCTGGTCGACGCGCCGGAAGCGGCCCAGCAGGTCGCCTTCGCCGACATCATCGTGCTGAACAAGACCGATCTGGTCGATGCCGACACGCTGGCGCGGGTGGAAGCCACCATCCGCCGGCTGAACCCGCTGGCGCAGATCCACCGCACCGAGCGCAGCAATGTCGCCCTGGATGCCATCCTCGGCCGCGGTGCCTTCGACCTGAAGCGCGCGCTGGCGCTGGAGCCGGACTTCCTGACCGAGGGCGACGGCCACCATCATCACCACGATCATGATCATGGCCACGACCACGGGCATGACCACCATGATCATGACCACGATCACGACCATGATCACGCCCCGGCCACGCCCGGCGTGCTGGCCCACGACCACGACCTGTCGATCTCCAGCCTGTCGCTGACCACCGACCAGCCGCTCGACAAGACGCTGTTCGAAAGCTGGCTCAGCATGCTGCTGATGACCAGGGGCCAGGACATCCTGCGCTTCAAGGGCATCCTGAA
The window above is part of the Tistrella mobilis genome. Proteins encoded here:
- a CDS encoding CobW family GTP-binding protein, yielding MEKIPVTVLTGYLGAGKTTLLNRILTEQHGRKYAVIVNEFGEIGIDGDLVVDADEEVFTMNNGCLCCTVRGDLIRIVGALLKRSGNLDGILIETTGLAEPAPVAQTFFLDRDIASRTQLDGVVTVVDALNLEKRLVDAPEAAQQVAFADIIVLNKTDLVDADTLARVEATIRRLNPLAQIHRTERSNVALDAILGRGAFDLKRALALEPDFLTEGDGHHHHHDHDHGHDHGHDHHDHDHDHDHDHAPATPGVLAHDHDLSISSLSLTTDQPLDKTLFESWLSMLLMTRGQDILRFKGILNFAGQNRRFVLQGVHMISEGTLDRPWAEGETRRSRLVMIGRDLDAAELKRGFDGNVA